A single region of the Corallococcus macrosporus genome encodes:
- the rnr gene encoding ribonuclease R, translating to MSISQDHIRQLLAEADHPLGLKELLRLGGLNPGQQTDLKRALRELVRAGAIVKDGKRFRLEGPRTPRAPDEGFEARRDPSTPPFKKRGPTPGSGREERRGGFREDRPGVRGGDFRRSLQRGFRDDRFEESGQPMVEGILHMHRDGFGFVHPVSGEGENIFLPPGEAQRALDNDRVLVEVAGRPGRFEGRLARVISRRRELAVGTYVAQGRHSLVMTTDTNLPGPIRVPPTQMARDGDLVKVRLGVGADLLEPGQGLFGEVAGSLGRPGDPSAEVLGSAFAHGFSDEFPPEVMDEADAFAVTVTEAEATEGNRRDLRQMPLITIDGEDARDFDDAVYAEPIAGGWRLVVAIADVSHYVKERTALDAEALNRATSVYLPDRVLPMLPERLSNGICSLRPDEDRLCMVADMTFDRHGQRRSHELYPAVMRSVARCTYNEVQDVLDGKDVPHRNFLKPQFEQLMALARSLMAMRKARGAIDFDVPEHKIVLGEDGIPLRMEKRERKDSHRLIEECMLAANEAVATYFQDEGLPTVYRFHGEPDPEKLAAFAVLAEAYGFHLNVEDGVSSKELDAFITQLEGHPEQRALNQLLLRSMMQAVYTSTRVGHYGLAAENYLHFTSPIRRYPDLLVHRILKAVWARKGKRPSESQLEREEERLEGMAQQCSERERAAMTVEREVVAFYAALMMKDRVGEEFDATVAGIAEFGFFVELDEVHVEGLVKAETLGPGSKLDKRTHSLVYSNGRRVRVGQKLRVRLLSANTTSRKIDFEALQFEDEAPLPSATGARPTLRRRESVNEAPGRHAGARHERQAAKTGRTPWRKPGAAEASDADQWKSMAEAEQTPFGVKGWQPPTAEDVASEDAAALSGYGTSEEETARPRPRGRFSREGRREEAAPARSTSRFLKARTEEAPAPKAEPATPAKGKRKVIRPALPPSEESTSEAPSGADRFDDEAAPPRADFTPAFGGDDSAPAASPHPGFDRIRALAAQRGQLSTGAAPGRAGASKKVRKAASGASARAKPSKKASPGKKAGGSKGAGKKPGRGAPGKRKR from the coding sequence GTGAGCATTTCCCAAGACCATATCCGACAGCTGCTCGCCGAAGCCGATCACCCCCTGGGCCTGAAGGAACTCCTTCGCCTGGGAGGTTTGAACCCCGGCCAGCAGACCGACCTCAAGCGCGCCCTGCGAGAGCTGGTGCGCGCGGGCGCCATCGTCAAGGACGGCAAGCGCTTCCGCCTGGAAGGCCCGCGCACGCCCCGGGCGCCCGACGAAGGCTTCGAAGCCCGCCGGGACCCGTCCACGCCTCCCTTCAAGAAGCGCGGCCCCACGCCAGGCAGCGGGCGCGAGGAGCGCCGGGGCGGCTTCCGGGAGGACCGTCCGGGTGTCCGCGGCGGCGACTTCCGGCGCTCGCTCCAGCGTGGCTTCCGGGACGACCGCTTCGAGGAGTCCGGGCAGCCCATGGTGGAGGGCATCCTCCACATGCACCGGGACGGCTTCGGCTTCGTGCACCCGGTGTCGGGCGAGGGCGAGAACATCTTCCTGCCGCCCGGCGAGGCGCAGCGGGCGCTCGACAACGACCGCGTCCTCGTGGAGGTCGCGGGACGGCCGGGCCGCTTCGAGGGCCGGCTGGCGCGCGTCATCAGCCGGCGGCGTGAGCTGGCGGTGGGCACGTACGTGGCGCAGGGCCGGCACTCGCTGGTCATGACCACGGACACGAACCTCCCGGGCCCCATCCGCGTGCCGCCGACGCAGATGGCGCGCGACGGCGACCTGGTGAAGGTGCGGCTGGGCGTGGGCGCGGACCTGCTGGAGCCCGGGCAGGGGCTGTTCGGTGAGGTGGCCGGCTCGCTGGGCCGGCCGGGCGACCCGAGCGCGGAGGTGCTGGGCTCGGCCTTCGCCCATGGCTTCTCCGACGAGTTCCCGCCGGAGGTGATGGACGAGGCGGACGCCTTCGCGGTGACGGTCACGGAGGCGGAGGCCACGGAGGGCAACCGCCGCGACCTGCGGCAGATGCCGCTCATCACCATCGACGGCGAGGACGCGCGCGACTTCGACGACGCCGTTTACGCGGAGCCGATAGCCGGGGGCTGGCGGCTGGTGGTGGCCATCGCGGACGTGTCGCACTACGTGAAGGAGCGCACCGCGCTGGATGCCGAAGCGCTCAACCGCGCGACGTCGGTGTACCTGCCGGACCGCGTGCTGCCCATGCTGCCGGAGCGGCTGTCCAACGGCATCTGCTCGCTGCGTCCGGACGAGGACCGGCTGTGCATGGTGGCGGACATGACGTTCGACCGCCACGGCCAGCGCCGCTCGCACGAGCTGTACCCGGCGGTGATGCGCAGCGTGGCGCGCTGCACGTACAACGAGGTGCAGGACGTCCTGGACGGCAAGGACGTGCCGCACCGCAACTTCCTCAAGCCGCAGTTCGAGCAGCTGATGGCGCTGGCGCGCTCGCTGATGGCCATGCGCAAGGCGCGAGGCGCCATCGACTTCGACGTGCCCGAGCACAAGATTGTCCTGGGCGAGGACGGCATCCCGCTGCGCATGGAGAAGCGCGAGCGCAAGGACAGCCACCGGCTCATCGAGGAGTGCATGCTGGCCGCCAACGAGGCGGTGGCGACGTACTTCCAGGACGAGGGCCTGCCCACGGTGTACCGGTTCCACGGCGAGCCGGACCCGGAGAAGCTGGCCGCGTTCGCCGTCCTGGCGGAGGCGTACGGCTTCCACCTGAACGTGGAAGACGGCGTGTCGTCCAAGGAGCTGGACGCGTTCATCACGCAGCTGGAGGGACACCCGGAGCAGCGGGCCCTGAACCAGCTGTTGCTGCGCTCCATGATGCAGGCCGTCTACACGTCGACGCGCGTGGGCCACTATGGCCTGGCGGCGGAGAACTACCTGCACTTCACGTCGCCCATCCGGCGGTATCCGGACCTGCTGGTGCACCGCATCCTGAAGGCGGTGTGGGCGCGCAAGGGCAAGCGGCCGTCGGAGTCGCAGCTGGAGCGCGAGGAGGAGCGGCTGGAGGGCATGGCGCAGCAGTGCTCGGAGCGCGAGCGCGCGGCCATGACGGTGGAGCGCGAGGTGGTGGCGTTCTACGCGGCCCTGATGATGAAGGACCGCGTGGGCGAGGAGTTCGACGCGACGGTGGCGGGCATCGCCGAGTTCGGCTTCTTCGTGGAGCTGGACGAGGTCCACGTCGAGGGCCTGGTGAAGGCGGAGACGCTGGGGCCGGGCTCCAAGCTGGACAAGCGGACGCACTCGCTCGTGTATTCGAATGGCCGGCGCGTGCGCGTGGGGCAGAAGCTGCGCGTGCGGCTGCTGTCCGCGAACACGACGTCGCGGAAGATCGACTTCGAGGCGCTCCAGTTCGAAGACGAGGCGCCGCTGCCGAGTGCCACCGGAGCGCGGCCGACGCTGCGCCGCCGCGAGTCCGTGAACGAAGCGCCGGGCCGTCACGCCGGGGCCCGTCACGAGCGCCAGGCCGCGAAGACGGGCCGCACGCCGTGGCGGAAGCCCGGTGCGGCGGAGGCCTCCGACGCGGACCAGTGGAAGTCGATGGCGGAGGCGGAGCAGACGCCGTTCGGAGTGAAGGGGTGGCAGCCGCCCACGGCCGAGGACGTCGCGTCGGAGGACGCCGCGGCGCTCTCCGGGTACGGCACTTCGGAGGAAGAAACGGCCCGGCCGCGTCCGCGCGGGCGGTTCAGCCGGGAAGGTCGCCGCGAGGAGGCCGCCCCCGCGCGTTCCACCTCCCGCTTCCTGAAGGCCCGTACGGAAGAGGCCCCCGCACCGAAGGCGGAGCCGGCCACTCCGGCCAAGGGCAAGCGCAAGGTCATCCGTCCCGCGCTGCCCCCGTCCGAGGAAAGCACCTCGGAGGCGCCGTCTGGCGCGGACCGCTTCGATGACGAGGCCGCTCCGCCTCGCGCGGACTTCACGCCGGCCTTTGGCGGCGACGACAGCGCTCCAGCCGCTTCACCGCACCCGGGCTTCGACCGGATCCGTGCGCTCGCCGCGCAGCGGGGGCAGCTCTCCACGGGGGCGGCTCCGGGCCGCGCGGGCGCGTCCAAGAAGGTCCGCAAGGCGGCCTCGGGCGCGAGTGCTCGGGCGAAGCCCTCGAAGAAGGCTTCGCCGGGGAAGAAGGCCGGCGGGTCGAAGGGCGCGGGCAAGAAGCCGGGACGCGGTGCCCCGGGCAAGCGCAAGCGCTGA
- a CDS encoding tetratricopeptide repeat protein, whose product MKRLGSVGLMLGMLTLGGSFGCGDEKAEKAKEHRVKGTNFLADKNYAEAVKEYEESLKIDPTQEKVWEKKAFAHMQAGQTDLAAQSALKLVDFAKTPQDKSDAYRNVAAMYAKNGPLEKAEQYFQECLKINPKDTDALSWIAEVHAQRGGARSMSAPAVPSELDLALKTYDQVIAINPDLPNTYLNKRIVMFKYIEHEKALQQAAEQEAVEAATPPKPEKGKKAVVDPQAAERVAAAKASAEAHAKRITELTAQANESTKQFGEATKRAKAAQASNK is encoded by the coding sequence ATGAAGCGGCTGGGTAGCGTGGGTTTGATGCTGGGAATGCTGACCCTGGGCGGGTCCTTCGGCTGCGGTGACGAGAAGGCGGAGAAGGCCAAGGAGCACCGGGTCAAGGGCACCAACTTCCTCGCCGACAAGAACTACGCGGAGGCGGTGAAGGAGTACGAGGAGTCGCTGAAGATCGACCCGACCCAGGAGAAGGTCTGGGAGAAGAAGGCCTTCGCGCACATGCAGGCGGGCCAGACGGACCTGGCCGCGCAGTCCGCGCTGAAGCTGGTGGACTTCGCGAAGACGCCCCAGGACAAGTCCGACGCCTACCGCAACGTCGCGGCGATGTACGCGAAGAACGGCCCGCTGGAGAAGGCGGAGCAGTACTTCCAGGAGTGCCTGAAGATCAACCCGAAGGACACCGACGCGCTCAGCTGGATCGCCGAGGTCCACGCCCAGCGCGGTGGCGCCCGCTCCATGTCCGCCCCGGCGGTCCCCTCGGAGCTGGACCTGGCGCTGAAGACGTATGACCAGGTCATCGCCATCAACCCGGACCTGCCCAACACGTACCTGAACAAGCGCATCGTGATGTTCAAGTACATCGAGCACGAGAAGGCGCTGCAGCAGGCCGCGGAGCAGGAGGCCGTCGAGGCCGCCACGCCGCCCAAGCCGGAGAAGGGCAAGAAGGCCGTCGTGGATCCGCAGGCCGCCGAGCGCGTCGCCGCCGCCAAGGCCAGCGCCGAGGCTCACGCCAAGCGCATCACGGAGCTGACGGCCCAGGCCAACGAGTCCACCAAGCAGTTCGGCGAGGCGACCAAGCGCGCCAAGGCCGCGCAGGCTTCGAACAAGTAG
- a CDS encoding ABC transporter ATP-binding protein: MTAGLTLDAVTVRARGRTLLDGVSLRVAPGDFVAIVGPNGAGKSTLLRVALGLLRPDSGHALVDGQDVSGLAPRARAARLAWLPQRLEAAEPITALEQVVSARYRFPESRRASETAAHKALAEVGAASFAMRPITELSGGERQRVAVAGLLAQETPLVLLDEPANFLDPAHQLELYTRMGHLWRAGRGILCVTHDVNVLTHARAPGSSAPRVVGLFQGRVAFELPYDAPELGDRLGELFGVRMHATSVDGHRVFVGLPRSGGSP, translated from the coding sequence ATGACGGCCGGCCTGACGCTGGACGCGGTGACGGTGCGGGCGCGGGGACGGACGCTGCTGGACGGCGTGTCCCTGCGCGTGGCCCCGGGAGACTTCGTCGCCATCGTCGGGCCCAACGGCGCGGGCAAGTCCACGCTGCTGCGCGTGGCGCTGGGCCTGCTGCGGCCGGACTCAGGCCATGCGCTCGTGGACGGCCAGGACGTGTCGGGGCTCGCCCCCCGGGCGCGCGCGGCGCGGCTCGCGTGGCTGCCCCAGCGGCTGGAAGCGGCGGAGCCCATCACCGCGCTGGAGCAGGTCGTCTCCGCGCGCTACCGCTTCCCCGAGTCCCGCCGCGCCTCCGAGACGGCGGCGCACAAGGCGCTCGCGGAGGTGGGCGCCGCGTCCTTCGCCATGCGGCCCATCACGGAGCTGTCCGGCGGCGAGCGCCAGCGCGTGGCGGTGGCGGGGCTGCTCGCGCAGGAGACCCCGCTGGTACTGCTGGACGAGCCCGCCAACTTCCTGGACCCCGCGCACCAGTTGGAGCTGTACACGCGCATGGGCCACCTCTGGCGCGCCGGACGCGGCATCCTCTGCGTCACCCACGACGTCAACGTGCTCACCCACGCCCGCGCGCCGGGCAGCTCCGCGCCCCGCGTCGTCGGGCTGTTCCAGGGCCGCGTGGCGTTCGAGCTGCCGTACGACGCGCCCGAGCTGGGGGACCGCCTGGGCGAGCTGTTCGGCGTGCGCATGCACGCGACGTCCGTGGACGGCCACCGCGTCTTCGTGGGACTGCCCCGCAGCGGAGGCTCCCCGTGA
- a CDS encoding polysaccharide deacetylase family protein, producing the protein MNWSSRALCAAALLCTSSALAASPFAEGMISITLDDGWSTQYTLARPALKSRAIPATYYLVTDAVAQGWGGYMTLAQVQTLKAEGNEIASHTRTHADLTTLTAAQLTSELHDSRAWLQANVGAACGKDFASPYGAYNATVMTALKTEYASHRTINAGRNFKDTVVYELRANDVSSAVTVAQVKGWINQAIAEKSWLIILFHEFTSGTPTRETQYKTTNFTSILSYVKSSGIRTVTVEQGLALSDGVTEAPPSVGTVVYDDAMGSGFQDWSWATHDLDQAVTVHSGSTAVGFEPDYWEALMFHHTGLDLSLYQSIDLWVHGGTAGGQQVRLALYNGGTPLGSINLETALGHPIAAGTWQKISIPLTTLGATSGTVDDIYLMDDSGSDQGTVYVDDFVLVPY; encoded by the coding sequence ATGAACTGGTCTTCGCGCGCGCTCTGCGCCGCGGCGTTGCTTTGCACTTCCTCGGCCCTTGCCGCGTCGCCGTTCGCGGAAGGGATGATCTCCATCACGTTGGATGACGGCTGGAGCACGCAGTACACGCTGGCGAGGCCGGCGCTGAAGTCGCGAGCCATCCCCGCCACGTACTACCTGGTCACCGACGCCGTCGCCCAGGGCTGGGGGGGCTACATGACCCTCGCGCAGGTGCAGACGCTCAAGGCGGAGGGCAACGAGATCGCCAGCCACACGCGTACGCACGCGGACCTCACCACGCTGACGGCCGCGCAGCTGACGTCGGAGCTGCACGACTCGCGCGCGTGGCTGCAGGCGAACGTGGGGGCGGCGTGCGGCAAGGACTTCGCGTCACCCTACGGCGCGTACAACGCGACGGTGATGACGGCACTGAAGACGGAGTACGCGAGCCACCGCACCATCAACGCGGGCCGCAACTTCAAGGACACGGTCGTCTACGAGCTGCGCGCCAACGACGTGTCGAGCGCGGTGACGGTGGCGCAGGTGAAGGGGTGGATCAACCAGGCCATCGCGGAGAAGAGCTGGCTCATCATCCTCTTCCACGAGTTCACCAGCGGCACGCCCACGCGGGAGACGCAGTACAAGACGACGAACTTCACCAGCATCCTCAGCTACGTGAAGTCGTCCGGCATCCGCACCGTGACGGTGGAGCAGGGCCTGGCGCTGTCGGACGGCGTCACGGAGGCGCCGCCGTCGGTGGGCACGGTCGTCTACGACGACGCCATGGGCAGCGGCTTCCAGGACTGGAGCTGGGCGACGCACGACCTGGACCAGGCCGTCACGGTGCACTCCGGCTCCACGGCGGTGGGCTTCGAGCCGGACTACTGGGAGGCGCTGATGTTCCACCATACGGGCCTGGACCTGTCGCTGTACCAGTCCATCGACCTCTGGGTGCACGGAGGCACGGCGGGCGGGCAGCAGGTGCGGCTGGCGCTCTACAACGGCGGCACGCCGCTGGGCAGCATCAACCTGGAGACGGCGCTGGGGCACCCCATCGCGGCGGGGACCTGGCAGAAGATCTCCATCCCGCTGACCACGCTGGGCGCGACGTCCGGCACGGTGGATGACATCTACCTGATGGACGACTCCGGCTCGGATCAGGGCACCGTGTACGTGGACGACTTCGTGCTCGTGCCGTACTGA
- a CDS encoding iron chelate uptake ABC transporter family permease subunit translates to MKVWILLAVCLAACAVAPFIGPGFTADSADFVLWQLRVPRTLMAMLVGGTLSLVGAVYQSLFANPLAAPSTVGTTAGATLGALVAIILGARLAPSGFPFITAAAFVGAMGVSLVVAAIAAGRRVRMNDVVLAGIACSMAAGALSTGLQFTADSAELTAALRWSLGHLPQVGYTGVLLLTPFAAVTLVGLLALTRALEVFIAGEDHAESQGVPVRRVRTVAIGLGALGVAACVAWCGPIAFVELIVPHVVRRTLGVSRRVLLPGSVVVGAAFLALCDASARLILPGRELPVGVVTAALGAPLLVSLVARARS, encoded by the coding sequence GTGAAGGTCTGGATCCTGCTGGCCGTCTGCCTGGCCGCGTGCGCGGTGGCGCCGTTCATCGGCCCGGGGTTCACCGCCGACTCGGCGGACTTCGTCCTCTGGCAGCTGCGCGTGCCCCGCACGCTGATGGCCATGCTGGTGGGCGGCACGCTGTCGCTCGTGGGCGCCGTGTACCAGTCCCTCTTCGCGAACCCGCTGGCCGCGCCCAGCACCGTGGGCACCACGGCGGGCGCCACCCTGGGCGCGCTGGTGGCCATTATCCTGGGGGCCCGGCTCGCTCCGAGTGGATTTCCGTTCATCACCGCCGCGGCCTTCGTGGGGGCGATGGGCGTCAGCCTGGTGGTGGCCGCCATCGCCGCGGGCCGCCGCGTGCGGATGAACGACGTGGTGCTCGCCGGCATCGCCTGCTCCATGGCGGCGGGGGCCCTCTCCACCGGCTTGCAGTTCACCGCGGACTCCGCGGAGCTGACGGCCGCCCTGCGCTGGTCCCTGGGCCACCTGCCGCAGGTGGGCTACACGGGCGTGCTGCTCCTCACGCCGTTCGCGGCCGTCACGCTCGTGGGGCTGCTCGCCCTCACCCGCGCGCTGGAGGTCTTCATCGCGGGCGAGGATCACGCCGAGTCCCAGGGCGTCCCCGTCCGCCGCGTGCGCACGGTGGCCATCGGCCTGGGGGCGCTGGGGGTGGCCGCCTGCGTGGCGTGGTGTGGCCCCATCGCCTTCGTGGAGCTCATCGTCCCGCACGTCGTGCGCCGGACGCTGGGGGTGAGCCGCCGCGTGCTGCTGCCCGGCTCCGTGGTGGTGGGGGCCGCGTTCCTCGCGTTGTGCGATGCGTCGGCGCGGCTGATCCTCCCTGGGCGTGAATTGCCCGTGGGAGTGGTGACAGCCGCCCTGGGCGCGCCCCTGCTCGTCTCCCTGGTCGCGCGCGCCCGCTCCTGA
- a CDS encoding DUF3185 family protein yields the protein MGAVRIVGLMLAVAGGVLLFTGLKARDSLTERATELITGRNTEQTTLYVAGGGAALVGGILLALFGGGRGRR from the coding sequence GTGGGTGCTGTGCGAATCGTGGGGTTGATGCTGGCGGTGGCGGGCGGGGTGCTGCTGTTCACCGGGCTCAAGGCGCGGGACTCACTCACCGAACGCGCCACCGAGCTCATCACCGGCCGCAACACCGAGCAGACCACGCTGTACGTCGCGGGCGGCGGCGCCGCGCTCGTGGGCGGCATCCTGCTGGCCCTCTTCGGGGGAGGACGAGGCCGGCGTTAG
- a CDS encoding molybdopterin molybdotransferase MoeA → MSDAPALLPVEEARARILGLCTPLPTEWVPGDDALGRALAEDVLARRTLPPWDNSAMDGYAVRARDLAGPLPVRLAVGETVFAGRRPTREVVPGTCARIMTGAPLPPGADAVVMRERTRAVPDAPDAVEILEAVEPGNFIRPRGEDAKEGDVLLRRGTPLGIPELGLVWAQGQGTVPVPRRPRVAVLSTGDELCRVDEPPGDGIVDVNAPALALAVRRAGGIPTLLGIARDTREAVQEALSRVEGFDVVLTSAGVSVGDHDFVKDALEALGVEQRFWRVAIKPGKPLVVGQRGHTLFLGLPGNPTSSLVTFELFVRPALRRLQGLTDVEPPRVSGRLEGRLSKAPGLAHFVRVTATWRAGELWAKPLGTQTSGALRSASAATHLLHFPHDASSLTDGSHVELLPLSWVA, encoded by the coding sequence ATGAGTGACGCCCCCGCATTGCTGCCGGTGGAGGAGGCCCGAGCGCGGATCCTCGGGCTGTGCACGCCACTGCCCACCGAGTGGGTGCCCGGAGATGACGCCCTGGGCCGCGCGCTGGCCGAGGACGTCCTCGCCCGCCGCACGCTGCCCCCCTGGGACAACTCCGCCATGGACGGCTACGCGGTGCGCGCCCGGGACCTGGCGGGCCCCCTGCCCGTGCGCCTCGCCGTGGGCGAGACGGTGTTCGCCGGCAGGCGCCCCACCCGTGAGGTCGTCCCCGGCACCTGCGCGCGGATCATGACAGGCGCCCCCCTGCCCCCGGGCGCGGACGCGGTGGTGATGCGCGAGCGCACCCGCGCCGTGCCGGACGCCCCGGACGCCGTGGAGATATTGGAGGCCGTGGAGCCGGGGAACTTCATCCGCCCCCGGGGCGAGGACGCCAAGGAAGGCGACGTGCTGCTGCGGCGCGGCACCCCGCTGGGCATCCCGGAGCTGGGCCTCGTGTGGGCGCAGGGCCAGGGCACGGTGCCGGTGCCCCGCCGGCCGCGCGTGGCGGTGCTGTCCACCGGCGACGAGCTGTGCCGCGTGGACGAGCCCCCCGGCGACGGCATCGTGGACGTCAACGCCCCCGCGCTGGCCCTGGCGGTGCGGCGCGCGGGCGGCATCCCCACGCTCCTGGGCATCGCCCGGGACACGCGGGAGGCCGTCCAGGAGGCCCTGTCGCGCGTGGAGGGCTTCGACGTGGTCCTCACCAGCGCCGGCGTCTCCGTGGGTGACCACGACTTCGTGAAGGACGCCCTGGAGGCCCTGGGCGTGGAGCAGCGCTTCTGGCGCGTGGCCATCAAGCCCGGCAAGCCGCTGGTGGTGGGCCAGCGGGGCCACACCCTGTTCCTGGGCCTGCCCGGCAATCCCACGTCGTCGCTGGTGACCTTCGAGCTCTTCGTGCGCCCCGCCCTGCGCCGGCTCCAGGGGCTCACGGACGTGGAGCCCCCGCGCGTCTCCGGCCGCCTGGAGGGGCGCCTGTCGAAGGCCCCGGGGCTTGCCCACTTCGTGCGCGTCACGGCCACCTGGCGGGCGGGCGAGCTGTGGGCGAAGCCCCTGGGGACTCAGACGTCGGGGGCCCTGCGTTCAGCTTCGGCAGCCACACATTTGCTTCACTTCCCCCACGACGCTAGCAGCCTGACTGATGGCTCCCATGTGGAGCTGCTCCCCCTGTCGTGGGTCGCTTGA
- a CDS encoding ABC transporter substrate-binding protein produces the protein MSLFRLPSLLCVVLALAAGCQRPAPPAPEGQARRIVSLSPSVTETLFALGAGAQVVGVSDYTALPQGTPALPRVGTTFAPNFEAIARLKPTLLVDQQVKQAPAEALAALAPLKVLPWTSLQEVVGSVKELGRLSGHEPQATALAEKLDRTLSRPAPKDAPRVLLVLGDAAGTLSEVWYMKRASLHGAALEAAGARNAVSDERTGPPNLSLEGVIALDPDAVLVLVNVPALDAAQQAQVLAPWRQLTALRAAREDRVRLVIGSDVQSTGPAILDVVERLRAALGTLPSPPPSP, from the coding sequence ATGAGTCTCTTCCGCCTCCCCTCCCTGCTGTGCGTGGTGCTCGCGCTCGCGGCGGGCTGCCAGCGTCCGGCGCCCCCTGCCCCGGAGGGCCAGGCACGGCGGATCGTCTCCCTGTCGCCGTCCGTCACGGAGACGCTCTTCGCCCTGGGCGCGGGCGCGCAGGTCGTGGGCGTGTCCGACTACACCGCCCTGCCCCAGGGCACGCCCGCCCTGCCCCGGGTGGGCACCACGTTCGCGCCCAACTTCGAGGCCATCGCGAGGCTCAAGCCCACGCTGCTCGTGGATCAGCAGGTGAAGCAGGCCCCGGCGGAGGCGCTCGCCGCGCTGGCGCCGCTGAAGGTGCTGCCCTGGACGTCGCTCCAGGAGGTGGTGGGGAGCGTGAAGGAGCTGGGCCGGCTGAGCGGTCATGAGCCCCAGGCAACGGCACTCGCGGAGAAGCTGGACCGCACGCTGTCACGGCCCGCGCCCAAGGACGCGCCCCGCGTGCTGCTCGTCCTGGGCGACGCCGCGGGCACGCTGTCGGAGGTCTGGTACATGAAGCGCGCGTCGCTGCACGGCGCCGCGCTGGAGGCCGCGGGCGCGCGCAACGCCGTCTCCGACGAGCGCACCGGGCCGCCCAACCTGTCGCTGGAGGGGGTCATCGCGCTGGATCCGGACGCGGTGCTGGTGCTCGTCAACGTGCCCGCGCTGGACGCCGCGCAACAGGCCCAGGTCCTGGCCCCGTGGAGGCAGCTCACCGCGCTGCGCGCCGCGCGGGAGGACCGGGTGCGGCTGGTCATCGGTTCCGACGTGCAGTCCACCGGGCCCGCCATCCTCGACGTCGTCGAGCGGCTTCGCGCCGCCCTGGGCACCCTGCCCTCCCCGCCCCCATCGCCATGA
- a CDS encoding protease inhibitor I42 family protein — protein sequence MAKPKSGAKKPTPAAKAGAKPAAKKDNAARLDLIRNASKKVATAATKVVKAVAEGAKGKVAAAKKAVAEKVEKAPAAAKKAAGKAAPPAPPAPPAKAGKAAAKAAAPAPAAAGKKGAGKAGGKAPSAVPAGPQVEKPRPRATKLPPVGEPLTKREMEQLLTAGEGRGVMGEGSLKGRLILSGEMPHLVVVGRDKRELTFLLQGPDQEVLPAYVDHKVSVVGLIKKTTNHSGVVEVRKYSAKKPEVEEVAPPPADTEPKLRYLSPGEVSMAIAAGMGAGVKGFASIRGNLEMMGEDFVLVVSNGGTRQQVSFAIEGKAAVKSLRKHVGQTLQVTGVVDKTSGWGGRITAETVEPRPSEARSVSRDEMELVHIEGEVPTSVDVKLNHGLTVRLQEQPGSTWAIEPTLAKRVGLREANFEPGPNGSPATREFFFTPRNPGSFEVEFFLAKAFTPGVVERSFKINVTVKP from the coding sequence ATGGCCAAGCCCAAGTCCGGGGCGAAGAAGCCGACTCCCGCTGCAAAAGCCGGTGCGAAGCCTGCCGCGAAGAAGGACAACGCGGCCCGCCTGGATCTGATCCGAAACGCCTCCAAGAAGGTGGCGACGGCCGCGACGAAGGTCGTCAAGGCGGTGGCGGAAGGGGCGAAGGGAAAGGTCGCGGCGGCGAAGAAGGCGGTGGCGGAGAAGGTGGAGAAGGCCCCCGCGGCCGCCAAGAAGGCGGCGGGCAAGGCGGCGCCTCCCGCGCCCCCGGCGCCTCCCGCGAAGGCTGGCAAGGCCGCCGCGAAGGCCGCGGCCCCCGCGCCTGCCGCCGCTGGCAAGAAGGGCGCTGGCAAGGCGGGGGGCAAGGCCCCGTCGGCCGTCCCCGCCGGCCCCCAGGTGGAGAAGCCGCGTCCGCGCGCCACGAAGCTGCCGCCCGTCGGCGAGCCGCTCACGAAGCGTGAGATGGAGCAGCTGCTCACGGCCGGCGAAGGCCGCGGCGTGATGGGGGAGGGCAGCCTCAAGGGCCGCCTCATCCTCAGCGGCGAGATGCCCCACCTGGTCGTCGTCGGCCGCGACAAGCGCGAGCTGACGTTCCTGCTCCAGGGACCGGATCAGGAAGTGCTGCCGGCGTACGTGGACCACAAGGTCTCCGTGGTCGGCCTCATCAAGAAGACCACCAACCACAGCGGCGTGGTGGAGGTGCGCAAGTACTCCGCCAAGAAGCCCGAGGTGGAAGAGGTCGCGCCGCCGCCCGCGGACACGGAGCCGAAGCTGCGCTACCTGTCGCCCGGCGAGGTCTCCATGGCCATCGCCGCGGGCATGGGCGCGGGCGTCAAGGGCTTCGCCAGCATCCGGGGCAACCTGGAGATGATGGGCGAGGACTTCGTGCTCGTCGTGTCCAACGGCGGCACGCGCCAGCAGGTGTCCTTCGCGATTGAAGGCAAGGCGGCCGTGAAGAGCCTGCGCAAGCACGTGGGGCAGACGCTCCAGGTGACGGGCGTGGTGGACAAGACGTCCGGCTGGGGCGGCCGCATCACGGCGGAGACCGTGGAGCCGCGTCCGTCCGAGGCCCGCTCGGTGTCGCGCGACGAGATGGAGCTGGTCCACATCGAGGGCGAGGTGCCCACGTCCGTGGACGTGAAGCTCAACCACGGCCTCACCGTGCGCCTGCAGGAGCAGCCCGGCTCCACCTGGGCCATCGAGCCCACGCTGGCCAAGCGCGTGGGTCTGCGCGAGGCCAACTTCGAGCCGGGTCCCAACGGCAGCCCGGCCACCCGCGAGTTCTTCTTCACGCCGCGCAACCCCGGCAGCTTCGAAGTGGAGTTCTTCCTCGCCAAGGCGTTCACGCCGGGCGTGGTGGAGCGCTCCTTCAAGATCAACGTCACCGTCAAGCCCTGA